The Humulus lupulus chromosome 7, drHumLupu1.1, whole genome shotgun sequence region cgatataccattgatattacatcgaaaataacatctaaattagatgTTCGCCTCAGCATCAACAttccatcgatgtaccatcgaaatggcatcgatgtaccatcgaaatggcatcgatgtaccatcgaaatgccatcgatgtaccatcgaaatgccATCGATGTATCATTGATGCTGATGGTTGCCATCTGTACACGATtccatttcgatggtatatcgatgccacatcgattccatatcgatgctgaaccaaatcaacatatatggtatcgattcaacatcgatataccatcgatattacatcgaaaataacatctaaattagatgTTCGCCTCAGCATCGACAttccatcgatgtaccatcgattttggaaTGGCTCCCACATAATCCCAGATCTAAAGAATAGTTCAAAAATTGTAGAAAAAAAATCCAAACTCAACTGCGGAACAGTTCGAATCTAATATCTAACCATGTCATTTCATATTCACAAGTAGATTAATGAAATGATacttacccatgattttttctcttagaaaatgccAAGAAACTTCCAGATCCGAGCAGTGCTGTGAAAAAATGGCTGTAAATGATGgatgagagaaagagatagagagaaaacTGTGTGAAGTGTTAAATTTGAGTGAtgagggtatttttgtccaaaataggGGAGGGGGCACATTATGGGGAGAATTTTTATGATGGCatgttaaaaaatttaataatgttATGATGCATATAGTGTAAAATTTCCCTTTTGATTCTCCAATAAATGTGATTGTCCAATTTAGTtctttaattatgtttttttttttttggaatagttttgaattttgaaaattagTTTAGGTGCCAAAACTAATGGTACAaaaagttactttaaaaaaaaagaataaatagtTTTTCTGTCCCTCTACTACGACCATTGTATGATTGTATCCCTGaatgattcgcgatgttaaaaatGCCCCCCGAAttatgcacgttactgaaatatgagacttctgttagatttcgtcctaggtggctaacagattgatgatgtagcattttgtctcttgatgtggcagtgccatatgtagaataattagaaatttttccccccgaactttgaccactaccaaattgtgccctttttattaagactaatttattttttttctttttaaaaatgataattaaatccttaaaaaattaaaaaaaattattttaaaagattaagaaaataaagaatactaaaagtttcaaattaattaaataaaattcaaataatcaaaaattaaaaatctaattaatagcaaataacttatgttttactttttcttttcttttacaatataaaataaatatattttaatataaaaataaaaaaataaatcctaaaacaaagATTTTCCCCTTTGTCctcctcctcttaaattaaaatttttatttatttatttaaatcttttgtCCACCTCTTTAGttaaaagttttttctttgttttagtatttattttaaatgtttattctaaaataattttaattaatattgtaaaagaaaaagtaaaaaatagttatttgttgataattaaaatttttatttattaatgatttaattattatttttaagaaaaaatatttttttataaaaggggtataatttggtagtggtcaaagttcggggggcaaaattgATAATTGTTCTACACATGGCATGCCACATCAACAAACAAAATGCTACGTCATAGGACGAAATttaacagaagtctcatattaTAGTAACGTGTATAGttcagggggaatttttaacatcgtgaATCATTCAGGGGGCACAATCATACAGTGAACATAGTTCGGgagcaaaaatgttatttattcttaaaaaaataactttaaatAATGTCTGTTACACATTGATTTTGATACAAAATACCATTAATacaagggaaatttgagtttttatgcttaatgaggtgtcctaaatcaaaaaaatgctaggccatctaatcatttcaaaaaaatgcCAAATCTTTTGGcaatacccaaaatatccctcccataatttttcccatccagttctttttctctcttccctctctctccctcaacccactcctctcaactctctctagaaaaaaaatccatgggtaaggtaaaatagagaactcaatgtaatagcaagtattccttactaggacactaaaatactgtATTTCGAACATATTTTgccatgatttttgggtttttttttgcgatttttttcaaaCCTGGAACTTTGAAATTTACAGAAAATCGACGTAGTTCGATGGTGGTTTGATGGTgctcgatgttgctcgatggtggttcaatgGAGGTTCgttggtggttcgatggtgttcgatgtgattcttgcaaaatgcgtaatttttcactcgagtgtccgtttggggtgatttttttttattttggatatttttttcaagatctacatgtttgagatatttatatacacatttgagaaatgtaaatcttgaaaaaaatgacaaatgaaaaacatacctcatgttcaagatatgttttgggtatgaacttgaaaatgtgtatgtgaatatctaaaacgtgtagatctaaaaaaaaaaatacaaaaaaaaaaaaaaaatcaccacaaacggacacccgagtgaaaaattatgcctcttacaagaattgcattgaaccaccatcgagcaactaTTGAAGCACCATCGAGCatcatcgattttttcatgaaaatcttgattttgaaggccccatcgaggtaGCATTGAACACCATCAAGCAACCATCGAGTTAGGCataatttttgagttatttttcaaatctgaaactctgaaatatgtagaaaactgactttgctcgattgttgctcgatggtgctcgatactagcttgatggggccttcaaaatcaagattttcatgaaaaaatcgacgttgctcgatggtggttcgatgcaattcttgtaagagacataattttttactcgggtgtccgtttgtggcgatttttttattttgggtattttttttagatctacacatTTTAGATGTTCGCATAAACATTTtaaaagtttagaacttgaaaacataccaaaacatatattGAACATGATTTTAAAAGTTTAGAActtaaaaacataccaaaacatatcttgaacatgaggtatgtttttcatttgtcatttttttcaagatttacatttcccaaatgtgtatataaacatctcaaatgtgtagatcttgaaaaaatacccaaaataaaaaaaatcaccccaaacggatacccgagtgaaaaattacgtatttTGCAAGAATCACATTGAACaccatcgaaccaacatcgagcaacatcaattttttcatgaaaatcttgattttgaaggtccaatcgagcaccatcgaaccacgtcgattttctgcaaatttcaaagtttcaaatctaaaaaaaaatcacaaaaaaaactcaaaaatcatgcccaaatTTGTTCGAAATGTAATATTTTAGTATCCTAAGTTTGGAATACTTGCCTTTACACtgatttctattatattttatctTACCCAttgattttttttctagagagagttGAGAGAAATGAATTGAGGAAGAGAGagggaaggaaagaaaaagaagtggatgagaaatattataaaaaagatattttgggtattgtcaaaaaaattaacattttttttaaataatttaaatacctaatatttttttttttttacttacaacccctcattaatcataaaaactcaaatttccctaatACAATCACATGCAACTTGATAGTATATGTTCGGATGTTCATTTTAAGACAAATTTGATCATCAGATTGAAACGATTTGTCGTTTCTATTGAGATAAACGACCAACTTTACTAAAAACGATAAACAATTACGACGACGACGGTTAAATTTGGAAACCAAATAAGAAAGATAACAACAGTAACAGATAGATAATGACAAGAAAATAGAACAAAACTAGAAAGCGAGAAAATATAGAGAAGCCGCCAAGGATTTGGACTTGCCCAAAACTCAACTCAGTCTATCACCGTCTTCCTTCGTTTTCTGAACAAAGAAACCTTAACTCGAGATCTTCTAAGGCTGCGAAGCTCCCACTATACGTTTTTGCTCAATTCATTTTCGGGATTTTTGTGGCGTTGGATTTAAGAAACTGAATATGGCGAGCAATAATCCTCAAATCTACCATGAGAGGCAAAAGCTTCAATTCTGCCTTTTGCACTCGTTAAACAATCTCTTTCAGGTACCCTTTTACAAACTTCATCTCTCTTTACTCCCTTATTCGTTATTTTGGTGCCAGCTTCTTTAATTTATAAGATTTTATTCGATTTTTACGGAAAAATGTAACAGAAAATGAAAATAGAATTGAGTATTACCAAAAATATCATATCTTTAATGATTGGAATTACGATAGAGCAAACCCATTTGTGATTTATGCCTACCTAATTCATGGGGGGTTTTTTATTCaagaaaaaaattcaatatatGATGTGAATAATTTTTATTCGATTTCGTTTAAAGGGTTTCTTTTTCTCTACTCATTATATTAATTTATGTATAAAATTGTAAACAGAAAAAGGACACATTTACACGAGCAAGCTTAAATGGGATAGCTGAGAATCTTGTTCTTGATGAAGCAGAGAAGAGAACATGGACGCCATTATCTGTACTCTTTAAGCCTCATCATAATACATTCACCGGAAACTATGACATAAATGTTCTAATAGCGGCTTTGGAAGGAAAAGGGAAGAATTTGGTTTGGCATGATCGTAGAAATGGAGCCTCTTCCATTGATCTAGATGAGCCTGAAGAAGATGCTTTAATGGGGATTGTGCTCAATATTCCTGTTAAAAGATTTGGTGGGCTTTGTAATAGTAGGCACTGGGTAACATTGAGAAAGATTGGTGGTACATGGTATAATTTGGACAGTGATCTTGCTTCTCCTATGGCTTTTAAAGATACTGTAGAAGTAAGAAATTTCTTGGACAGCATGATTGGGCTTGGTGGGGAGGTTCTTCTTGTTATGAATGCTAAACAATGACCTTTTTCTTTTGtctctgtgtgtgtgtgtgagagagataaACTGTCTGAAATGTGTGTATAGAACTTTTGTTATACAGATCGGGATTTGGAGGCAGAGTTGACCTTTTTATTGTTACCTCTCTCAGCGCTTAAGATTCTTGATGGTTGTGGGAAAGTCTTACTGGAAAATTATTATGGCAATTAGCAGTTGTCTGAACTAGATTCTTGTCTCCTGATGtaattgtgatttgtgaataatTGGAAATCTTTGTAAAGGTTGAAGGTTACTACTTGAGAGTTACTTTGATCCATACATTCTGTTTAAATGTCTATAATATGCTTTAGGTTGATTGGTTTTTGGTACTTTTTTTTATGGTGAAAGATGTTATGGTATATAATGAGGAGCTTATGTTTTGGAACATATTAAGAATAGGTAATCATGCAAATAGGTTAGGCCATCAATCTGGCCTTGTTTGCAAGTGAAAATATCAAAAGAATGTGCTCTGCAGTTTGAAGTAAATTGGTCATGCTATAAAGGAACCTAATGTTAATGTCATTGTCACTTTTAGTGTCTCTTGTATCCCTTTTCCCCTGTATTTTCTTTTCTCTCATGGTGGAAAGTTTCTTTAGTAATTCTAACAGTGACTCAAAATCATTATAAAAAAGCAACAGCCATCAAAAGAACTTTGGCCAGAGTCCTCTTCTTTGCATTTAAAAGAGTTTTTGCAACCCCCCTTATTTTTTTTATCCCTTTTGTCCTGTTATCAATTTACTTTTGAAATCACTTTTCTTTCTcatcattttcattttcattttcaatATCCCATTCCCACCACCAGCCCTTTCTCTCCCCACTTTTCTCCGAAAGGGGAAAAAGAAATTCTCTAGCACTTAAAAGAGGTCCATTTCTTCCAGACTGCTAGTTAGATGTTCACACGGAAAAGTCTTTATCAATTTGAAATCTCTTAATCCTCagcttaaaaacataaaatgaagaATTGAAAACATTTCACTTTGATTCCATTAGGAgggaaaatagaagaaaaattaaCTGAAAAGACACCAACCAAGTTGACAAAGATTTACACTTCAGTAAGAATGCAAGCCTTAATTGGCACTAGAACCAAGTTGACAGGATTGAAACTCGAAAGTGTACTCATTTGAAGTCACATGGAATATGTTTGTTCTTTCTAATTTAAATATGTACCGCAAAGAGTATCTTTGTTGAGCAAAACTATTGAAGTTTTGTcccaaaataagaaaaataaaaagcgGGTTGTCTAAGACAAAATTTAATGCTCCTTTGAAACAACCGTCGAACAGTTTGCATGATGACAATCAAATCATGGTATATAGTAGCCAAAACACTCCCCAAGAATCATCACTTCACTTTTtttcactcctttttttggtttttttggttttttgttgGTTGGAAGGAATCATTTTCCCTATGCTTGCACTGCATGCAAGCCAAAAAGTAGAACTCACCTAGTCCAACCAAGAGTAGATTTTGTATTGGGGGACGCAAGTATTTTAACTTTTTGGATTCTGCTTATGCGTCTCTTTTCTTACCCACTATACTAACCCCTTTTGGCATCTCATATCCCCTTATTGTTCTTctacattatttttttttacacaacatcttatagaaataataatatatatataacacctACACAAATCTTCCTCTTACtccactctctctcattctctctcccccctctctctctctcagtatGTTATCAAGAACTAATTCCCATGAGCCCAGTAGAGATTACACAGAAGAAAAATCATTTCTTTATCACAAGCAAAATTCTGGTAGGAGATCATCAGTTGGGGGAGGAAGTAAGAGATTTGGAATTGGATGTGGGTGTACTAGTAATGGATTTCAGCTTCCAAAAGGGAAATCTTCCTTCTTGTCTCCGATTCGATTACTGAAGCATTTTGCTGGAGAGTTTGCAAGAGTTTTATGCATGGTGTCTGGGACCAGAagaaaatcatcatcatcatcatcatcaacctCAAGAAAAAACTCTTCTTCTGCAAGATCAAAACCCTTTGTGGCTCCTCTTGATTCTCATAGAATGGAAGCTATTGAGGATTGTATTCAGTTTATCAATTCTTCTTGTACTTTGTCAAGATCAAACTCCACCGCTAATTAATCTAATATCCTTTTAGACTTTTGTTATATATAAAGATCAGtctatggattttttttttctttttcagatcaGTTATAATACATTCAACTCAAATCAGATCTGTTTCTTATAGAGATTTGAAACTTCCATTatacattttaaaccaaatgtgCTATTTTTATATGCATAGTTGGAAGCAAGATCTCCTTTTGGCTTTGCTGGTTTATTTTCTCAACTACTTTATATTATCAAAAGATTAGTTGCCATTTTACCATGATTGCTTGAGTTGTGCAAGTGCATTctctaatatttttttagaaaatttgtATAACTTGATAAAAATATACATGATGTGTGAATGAATGAATATCGAATAGTAGAATCTTCTCAAGACATTTCTAGAGAAGTTTTTTTTGTTTTCGTTTTTCGCTTTTAAATAAAAGtattattgatattttttaaCATTATCAAGTTAGTTCTAAGCATTTTAAAACTAGTACTAGGTAGTTTTTGAACTGCTCCTTCATATGTGGGTTAGCTAGCCGTCATTAATTGTTCCTTGTCTTATTTACATAAACATATTGTACTGTTTAGTATTTAGTACAAGTTTTTCTCaattagatttatttttttataaactactcaaattaacataaatattgattttacaacaataattgATCAAACCACTACACTCAATTCAACAACTATACCTCTTTTATGTATAAACCATTTATTGCTTGAAGATACAGGAAGCAATTTAGTAGTTGTGTTGATCAATATTGTAAAACAAATTTTGTATTTTAATATCTcacattaaacaaaaaaaaattaaaaattcttTGAAAGTAAGTGGTATACAATACAACAGAGAGATGTATGTATGCAAAGCTCACACAGAAAGATGTATGCAAACTTCCTAAATTCtgattttattagtatattgTTCTCACATAGAATATCATACAAGAATGTTTTAAGCACATATAAGTacatttcttcttctctctaattAAGAAGATAAGTATATATGTAAATTAAGTCTCTTTCTAAAATATTTAAGACCAAAAAACTATAATAATTGCTATATAAATACTTAAAATTTCATCTCTTAGTTTGAGGCACAAGCAAGCCTCTTGATTGCAGTTCACTTTCAATTAGTATTGACAAGCTAGTAggatttatatatgtatatataaataaatgtttCTTTTGTTTAAATTTCCATAGCGAATAGTATAACTAGCTAAAATTATCATAATGTAGATCGGTTCATACCAATCTGTAGCTAATTATTAAAATCAATTCCTATATCTAATATAAAAAATCATGGAATCTATTAGTgtacatgattttttttttctcaaccAAAAGTTATCATTTTAAGACAAAGACTACGTATGCAGACATTACacttataaaaaattataaataaatgtttCATCTAACAAACAAATGTCAAATATcatgataattataaaaaaaccacataatcaatgtatatatataataataataaaaaaaaatgtgtaccTTTGGTTTATTATAGCAGCTAAGCCAGCTCATCTCATCAGAGATATGACCTAAAATTCttcgatataaatatttatataaatttttaaaaaaatatataacaagAATTGCACAGCTTCAGTTCAGCGTTTCCGTAATTAATTATAACAACAATAATTTTCAGCGGATTCAAGGCGAAATGCAACGAATGAACAATTCCAATTGATCGAAAATTCAAAGCATCATCATCAAATTAATCATTCGTCATTCTTGGCGAAAAGGCCACCAAAACCTCCCTTTTTCTTCGGAGGCATCGCCACCGCGTTCTTCCGGCCACGAGTGGTGGTGCTGCCGGTGCCGTTCTTCTCGTCCTCTACCTTCTTCAGAATGGGATCAGTCTCCAGCAGCTGATCCTCCTTGGCTAGCCCTCCCAGGATCCAATCCAGCAGTCCTTTCTCCTCTTTGCTTCCTCCGGCGCTCTTCGCCGCCGTCGCAGCAAACACTCTTCCGCCGGCCACCGGACCGAAGATCATTGGTAGGGAAGCCATGTTAGTAGAAAATTGAAAGATTTGGATAATGTGCGGATTTTTGTAAGGGAATATTAATGGAAGTTAAGCAAGAAGGAAGGTGGTAGTGTAAGGTTAGggataaatataattatattattcgGGGATTGGGTCCGTACAAATGAATCTCAGCCGTCCGATGATTTTCGCCATGGCTGCTTAGATTCAGTGGAAGTGTTTAAACCACGAGCTCTCCACAAGTGTCTTATcttcattttctttatttttctttttatttttatcattttttttacaaGGACAAAATTCGGACAAAGCCTCATCCAGTCATCCTCACACTCAGTAGGGAGTGGCGGAAGAGTCGACACGTGGTAGTTATGTGATCAGTGCGCTAATGAGTGCGTGCGTTCAAAATGGGCCAGTCCTCAATGGCCCAACTGAGTCCAAGAACTTGGATAGTTGTCACTTGCAATTTATATTGGGGAAAAGTTGAGAATTACCATttttaggagtagttaactaaaattagacactaaatatatttagttgaactttacccattattatcatgagatttcccaaattacccttatttgagtacatgattctaagtgttgttgtaatgtgtattatatgtgtcatattatagttaaattggaaataTATTCTAATTGTAGTGTGTTTAAGGAGGAAAAAAAGCATGTAATTGAAGGGGTATAATGGGTACATCAATTAAAAATTTGGGtactaaaataaaatttaaaaatagtgggtaaaaattaaagtGGATCATTTAAAATTGGTACAGGATCTAATTTCTACTTTATATTgaggaaattatattttatatgaaattttaatataatttgcaaaaatatggttttttttcaagaaaagttaatctatgattttttgtaaaaaaatgtacgtcctatatttttgtataaaagtttatttatgtcatatttttactcttaatcaagttttattaatttggaagggtaagtttgtaatttattattatttttgcttattttatttatttttatattaattttatataactatttttatattaaatttttctttgatttttttgcaaatattttttttttgtcatatgAGTTGtgtttattgtttttatttatttattataaacaattTTCCCTTTTTTATAGATTGTTCGTTTTTTTAAAGCATGGGTAAGATAACCAGATACTTGATTGATTtttcacagttatgtaaaaaattcctagagctaggttaaataacatgtatcaggagaggaaaccagttacttgtttgattttttacagttatgtaaaaaaaagtcatagagttaggttaaataacatgtattagaaggggtaaccagttaccccgaGAGGAGTAATCTTCTACCATaagatgggtaaccagttaccataagaggggtgacgggtcactcatattagaaatgaaaagaaacatcaaatttgaagaaaaaaaaagaaagaacacttcattaaaaaaagaagaagaagtaagtatgattttagtaacataggtaaccagttaccataaagaacccagaaacatacacacacatcagaacgtgaaggtaaccagctacccccatatatatatacacaaagaacgtgaaggtaactagttaccacaaaactgaagatagaaaaaaaaaacagatatgACCACGAACCACCCTCCtccctcgcctccgaccaccaccagaACCCCCCATCCCCTGCGCGCAGAACCCCATCGCCACCCCAACCATCCTCGTTGTTTTATGCAGCTTCAAGCACCACGAATCGCACTCAGCCCAGGCAACACCCTTTTCCCTCGCCTTCGACCACCACCAGCACATCCCTCGCCTCATCCTAGCCCCATCGTTTTGGATTTGGGGGCTCGCGAATGGAATCACGCAGAGATGCGCGGATTAGGGTTGGGTTCGTCGATGGCGCAGTTGGGTGTTTTAAGCTGGGTTTCGTGGAGGTGCATGCCTAAGGTGAATCACAGGTGGTGAGGGTGGGTGGTCGGAGGAGATGGTGAGGCCGGCGAATGGAAGACAAAGGAGGTGGCGCCTAGGGCAAAAGGAAAGAGAAGAtagatgggagagagagagaatcgtGCGGTTGGGTTTGGAGAGAGAAAGGCCTTATGTAGCTggggtttgagagagagagagagagagagagaagaatggAATGCTAATTTACAATAATACCCCTGTTTGGCTGATATGCTTTGGTTTTGAGTTTAGctttcatattttagttagctagtaattgtgtttctcataattttttttctttaataaattttccataaaaattaggaaaaataaAATTCCCATTTTTTTGCACAATGATGGCATAAAAatccatatttttaaaaaaattcccatttatatttaGATATTGCCTAAAAAATTGATTTTACTTAGGGAggaaattacacaaaatatgagattttttcttaaactttaaaaaatatggcagtttttttttccttaagtattttatggtatattttttgtttatatttttatgggagtttttcccatatttgtaaaattttatttgtataccatcttttatacatttttagtagttagttttgatatgttttgagattatttttataattttaatctatttcaattaatttttatcattcatattttataaaatatttttttacataattctttGAAGAGAAAAATCTGAGACATTCATCACCATATTTTTTATtgtcatttcttcttcttttcttccattttttatgTTCTTCAATCAACATTTTATCTGCAGTAACTGGTTAtcactataaaaaaaatttgatttttttttgtgatagtaATCTTGTGccactcaattttttttagtgatgtgtggtaactagttacaaaaataaaaatatgttttattttttaagcggtgttgtagtaactagttacaaatataaaaataattttgatttttttagtaatgtaccattatcaaaatatcaattgaattgtaactggttacttagtgagatttggaaaaaaaaaactgatatgaaaaaaaaaactaaattaatcatgaaggtaactggttacagctaggtCTAAAAAgtaaaatagatatgaaaaaaaaaaaccagttgtgatggtaaccggttacttaGCCAGACCTGGAAACAAATAGGATCACAAACAAAACAGCTAAATTGGTCATAATCGTAACTAGTTACATGTTcaaatctaaaaaacaaaaaagaaccaATCGACATGGTACATGATTACTTAGTgcaggtgtgaaaacaaaatcagatttaaacaaaaaaaatctaaattaatcattattgtaactagttacagctagatctaaaaaaaatcaaatatgaataaaaaaatcaGATTTCATTGTACCTGGTTATTTAaacagatctgaaaaaaaaaactcagaaaTTAGAACAGATTGTGACTGTAACTGGTTACAGTTAGGTTtagtagaaaaaaaattaaatatgaagtGCAAAATCAAATTTGAAATGGAAAAActagatgtgaaaaagaagaagaacaacaaagagaataaaaataaaactagatctgaagaagaagaagaagaagaagaagatgatgatgaaagaagaagaagaagaactagAGAGGCAGAGGTACGTCGCTGTCACGGGTGGGGGCGGAGGTAGCATTGCTGGCGGAGGGCTGAGATGAGAGAACCAAATGGAGGAAAAGATAGGAAGAAAGGAGAAAAGAGATAGACATATCGTGAGGGAGAGAAATGAGAGAGTGGGATAGAGTTTTTTGTATTTATGATTATGGTAATctgttttttatattatattaaattacttgtaacgccctggataaccaagactgttacactgtttgtttagaatagtacaagacttgctaatcaagtcgtttgaacataaatgtgtttctaaagtcaagtgacaggttagggttaaaagattttgctgatcccgactcgcttaggccgagttcaatacgcttaacatcagccccagctcccttaggccgtattttcacatcaaacataacatatatatataggttacagaacacatatgtttatttacagggaatctcagtcccat contains the following coding sequences:
- the LOC133791228 gene encoding josephin-like protein; translated protein: MASNNPQIYHERQKLQFCLLHSLNNLFQKKDTFTRASLNGIAENLVLDEAEKRTWTPLSVLFKPHHNTFTGNYDINVLIAALEGKGKNLVWHDRRNGASSIDLDEPEEDALMGIVLNIPVKRFGGLCNSRHWVTLRKIGGTWYNLDSDLASPMAFKDTVEVRNFLDSMIGLGGEVLLVMNAKQ
- the LOC133791230 gene encoding uncharacterized protein LOC133791230, whose protein sequence is MASLPMIFGPVAGGRVFAATAAKSAGGSKEEKGLLDWILGGLAKEDQLLETDPILKKVEDEKNGTGSTTTRGRKNAVAMPPKKKGGFGGLFAKNDE
- the LOC133791229 gene encoding josephin-like protein is translated as MLSRTNSHEPSRDYTEEKSFLYHKQNSGRRSSVGGGSKRFGIGCGCTSNGFQLPKGKSSFLSPIRLLKHFAGEFARVLCMVSGTRRKSSSSSSSTSRKNSSSARSKPFVAPLDSHRMEAIEDCIQFINSSCTLSRSNSTAN